A genomic segment from Desulfonatronum lacustre DSM 10312 encodes:
- the ilvC gene encoding ketol-acid reductoisomerase, whose product MRVYYEQDAPLEPLIGKTVAIIGYGSQGHAHAQNLRDSGCNVVIGQRPGGENWRLAKEHGFEPMSAADAAKTADVIQILVQDQYQPKVYQEEVLPNLTAGKTLVFAHGFNIHFNQILPPKDVDVVMVAPKGPGHLVRREYERGGGVPALVAVHQDATGQALAMALAYARGIGSTRSGVLQTTFQEETETDLFGEQAVLCGGVSALIRAGYETLIEAGYQPEVAYFECMHELKLIVDLLYEGGFKKMHHSISDTAEYGDLTRGPRLVDGRVKQEMKRVLEEIQQGRFAKEWILENQAGRPAFYALRRQVEEHPIEEVGDRLRGMMAWLQK is encoded by the coding sequence ATGCGCGTATATTACGAACAGGACGCCCCATTGGAGCCGTTGATCGGCAAAACCGTGGCCATCATCGGATATGGCAGTCAGGGACATGCCCATGCCCAGAATCTGCGGGATTCCGGCTGCAACGTGGTCATCGGGCAGCGGCCCGGCGGAGAGAACTGGCGTTTGGCCAAGGAGCACGGTTTCGAGCCCATGAGCGCCGCGGACGCGGCCAAGACCGCCGACGTGATCCAGATCCTGGTCCAGGACCAGTATCAGCCCAAGGTTTACCAGGAGGAAGTTCTGCCGAACCTTACGGCCGGCAAGACCCTGGTTTTCGCTCACGGGTTCAATATCCATTTCAATCAGATCCTGCCTCCCAAAGACGTGGACGTGGTCATGGTCGCCCCCAAGGGGCCGGGACACTTAGTGCGCCGGGAGTATGAACGCGGAGGCGGCGTACCGGCCCTGGTGGCCGTGCATCAGGACGCCACGGGTCAAGCCCTGGCAATGGCCCTGGCCTATGCCCGGGGTATCGGTTCAACCCGTTCCGGGGTCTTGCAGACCACCTTCCAGGAAGAAACCGAGACCGATCTTTTCGGCGAACAGGCCGTGCTCTGCGGTGGGGTGAGCGCCCTGATCCGGGCTGGCTACGAAACCTTGATCGAGGCCGGGTACCAGCCCGAGGTGGCTTATTTTGAATGCATGCACGAACTGAAGCTGATCGTGGACCTGCTGTACGAGGGCGGGTTCAAGAAGATGCATCACTCCATCAGCGATACCGCTGAATACGGCGACCTGACCCGCGGACCGCGTTTGGTGGACGGACGGGTCAAGCAGGAAATGAAGCGGGTTCTGGAGGAGATCCAGCAAGGCCGGTTCGCCAAGGAGTGGATACTGGAGAACCAGGCTGGTCGTCCCGCCTTTTACGCGCTGCGCAGACAGGTGGAGGAGCATCCCATCGAGGAAGTCGGCGATCGGTTGCGGGGCATGATGGCCTGGCTGCAAAAGTAG
- the rsfS gene encoding ribosome silencing factor, with the protein MKTRPTTKEQTLAATPREMPGALSEDTRSKALAVAGWLEEKKAQDVSVLDVTPFSAVADVMVICSAQGARHAQALADWLLERYAEQGIGYLGMEGYTEGRWILVDGNDVLVHIFQEEAREFYNLDGLWSRARHLLDAPTPEPPADKP; encoded by the coding sequence ATGAAGACACGCCCCACGACAAAAGAGCAAACCCTGGCAGCGACACCTCGCGAGATGCCCGGCGCCCTGAGCGAGGACACGCGAAGCAAGGCCCTGGCCGTGGCCGGGTGGTTGGAAGAAAAAAAGGCCCAAGACGTCTCCGTTCTGGACGTCACCCCTTTTTCCGCCGTGGCCGACGTGATGGTCATCTGCTCGGCGCAAGGCGCCCGGCACGCCCAAGCCCTGGCGGACTGGCTTCTGGAACGCTATGCCGAGCAGGGCATCGGCTATCTGGGCATGGAAGGCTATACCGAAGGACGATGGATTCTCGTGGACGGCAACGACGTTCTGGTGCACATCTTCCAGGAAGAAGCCCGGGAATTCTACAACCTGGACGGCCTCTGGTCCCGGGCCCGTCACCTGCTCGACGCTCCGACCCCCGAACCGCCCGCGGATAAGCCATGA
- a CDS encoding YggT family protein — protein sequence MGLTANFIFAVAFVLNSILTVYFWIVIISALMSWINPDPYNPIVRALRSLTEPVFHKIRSVIPFVMVGGLDLSPIAVLLGIKFLQIFLVQSLYQFAAGF from the coding sequence ATGGGTCTCACGGCCAACTTTATCTTTGCGGTGGCGTTCGTCTTGAACTCGATCCTGACCGTCTATTTCTGGATCGTGATCATTTCCGCCCTGATGTCCTGGATCAACCCCGATCCGTACAATCCAATCGTCCGCGCCTTGCGCTCGCTCACCGAGCCGGTCTTTCACAAGATCAGGAGCGTGATACCGTTCGTCATGGTCGGCGGGCTGGATCTCTCACCCATCGCGGTGCTGTTGGGGATCAAGTTCCTGCAAATTTTCCTGGTACAGTCCCTGTATCAATTCGCTGCCGGATTCTAG
- a CDS encoding twin-arginine translocase TatA/TatE family subunit has protein sequence MFGIGMTELIVVLVIILIIFGANKLPEIGSGMGRAIKNFKKATTEPEEIEVSAKQKETTESKETAKES, from the coding sequence ATGTTTGGAATAGGCATGACAGAACTCATTGTGGTGCTGGTGATCATCCTGATCATCTTCGGAGCCAACAAGCTCCCGGAAATCGGCTCCGGCATGGGCCGGGCCATCAAGAATTTCAAGAAGGCGACCACCGAACCCGAGGAAATCGAGGTTTCGGCGAAGCAAAAGGAGACGACGGAATCCAAGGAAACCGCGAAAGAATCCTAA
- a CDS encoding DUF167 domain-containing protein, translating to MTKAVDRILRDDGQGWLLPVWVQPGAKRDQVSGIVDGRLKLRITAPAVDNKANTALAAYIAGQLGLRRNQVALVAGTTGRKKTLRIVAEQEPDWERLAPAGTEQHVRTTKE from the coding sequence GTGACCAAGGCCGTGGACCGGATTCTTCGCGACGACGGGCAGGGGTGGTTGCTGCCCGTCTGGGTGCAGCCCGGAGCCAAACGGGATCAGGTGTCCGGGATCGTCGACGGGCGGCTGAAGTTGCGGATCACCGCCCCGGCGGTGGACAACAAGGCGAATACGGCCTTAGCCGCGTATATCGCCGGACAGTTGGGGCTGCGTCGGAATCAGGTGGCGTTGGTCGCCGGGACCACCGGCAGAAAAAAAACGTTGCGCATTGTCGCGGAACAGGAACCCGACTGGGAGCGCTTGGCTCCCGCGGGCACGGAGCAACATGTACGAACAACCAAGGAGTAA
- a CDS encoding HAD family hydrolase, whose translation MRTGPSQVADPRLKGIVLDCDGVILDSFQANTVFYNALRRGVGLPAMNSEEAAFVHSHSVHESLLRIIPADRWNELEAVKKTIRYLDLMPYLQLEPGLERFLKTARSKGLRLAICTNRTDTMGAILDHYHLSGFFHPVETAATVTFPKPHPEGLNKILGKWGLRRSEIAFIGDSAVDEQTAASASVRFWAYKNERLRGDVLIPNFDMLSRWLLKRG comes from the coding sequence ATGAGGACCGGTCCAAGCCAAGTCGCCGACCCTCGGCTCAAGGGCATCGTCCTGGACTGCGACGGCGTGATCCTGGACTCCTTTCAGGCCAATACGGTGTTCTACAACGCGCTGCGTCGCGGGGTGGGGCTTCCGGCCATGAACTCCGAGGAGGCGGCGTTCGTGCACAGCCATTCGGTGCATGAATCCCTGCTCCGGATCATTCCCGCCGACCGCTGGAACGAACTGGAAGCCGTCAAAAAGACAATTCGCTACCTGGACCTGATGCCTTATCTCCAACTGGAGCCGGGTCTGGAGCGGTTCCTGAAGACGGCCCGGTCCAAGGGGTTGCGTTTGGCCATCTGCACCAACCGGACCGACACCATGGGGGCGATTTTGGACCATTATCACCTGTCCGGCTTCTTCCACCCCGTGGAGACGGCGGCAACGGTGACCTTTCCCAAGCCGCATCCGGAGGGACTGAACAAGATTCTCGGCAAGTGGGGGCTACGTCGCTCGGAAATCGCCTTTATCGGCGACTCCGCTGTGGACGAACAGACCGCGGCCTCGGCCAGTGTCCGGTTTTGGGCCTACAAGAACGAACGGTTGCGCGGCGACGTCCTGATTCCGAACTTTGACATGCTTAGCCGGTGGCTGCTCAAGCGCGGCTGA
- a CDS encoding DUF465 domain-containing protein, producing MEQHEMELITRLVPENPELAELWNDHQEYEKQLARFEGKPYLSPSEDAELKLLKKTKLAGKTKIQVILDKHRKSEA from the coding sequence ATGGAACAGCATGAAATGGAACTCATTACCCGACTGGTGCCGGAAAACCCGGAGCTCGCCGAACTGTGGAACGATCACCAGGAATATGAAAAACAGCTGGCCAGGTTCGAGGGCAAGCCCTATCTTTCACCGTCGGAGGATGCCGAACTGAAGCTTTTGAAGAAGACGAAATTGGCCGGTAAGACGAAAATCCAGGTCATCCTGGACAAGCATCGAAAATCGGAGGCGTAA
- the ilvB gene encoding biosynthetic-type acetolactate synthase large subunit: MERTGAQVLLECLLQEGVESIFGFPGGAVIDIYHHLPEYPALRHFLVRHEQGAIHAADGYARATGRVGVCLVTSGPGATNTVTGIATAYMDSIPVVIITGQVPTPLIGNDAFQEVDIVGISRPCVKHNYLVKDVKDLAWIIKQAFYLARTGRPGPVLVDLPKDVLQAKTVFEYPESISMRSYNPNLAPNRRQVRKVTELLRRSRRPLVYSGGGVISSDAGEELTWLCRTLRIPVTSTLMGLGAFPGDDPLWLGMLGMHGTYAANMAVGHTDLLLAVGARFDDRVTGKISSFAPSAQVVHIDVDPTSIRKNVNVDVPIVADCRQALRGIREELEICPDLPDWSEAHQPWLEQVGEWQRDHPLRYTFSEEPIKPQFVVEKIYELTKGEAIITTEVGQNQMWAAQFSKFHRPRTFLTSGGLGTMGYGFPAAIGAQVAFPDKLVIDIAGDGSIQMNIQEMATAVSYNIPVKIVILNNGYLGMVRQWQELFYAKNYCSTCMHLNPDFVKLAEAYGAAGFRVTRAADVERVLKEAFAVPGPAIVDVVVEPEENVYPMVPAGAALTDMLLV; this comes from the coding sequence ATGGAACGGACGGGGGCGCAAGTCCTTCTGGAGTGTCTGCTCCAGGAGGGTGTGGAGTCAATCTTCGGGTTTCCAGGCGGCGCGGTCATCGATATCTACCACCATCTGCCGGAATACCCCGCGTTGCGGCATTTTCTGGTCCGCCACGAACAGGGGGCCATTCATGCCGCGGACGGGTACGCCCGAGCCACGGGCCGGGTCGGGGTCTGCCTGGTCACCAGTGGCCCGGGCGCGACCAACACGGTCACCGGCATTGCCACCGCCTACATGGACTCCATCCCCGTCGTGATTATCACCGGCCAGGTCCCCACGCCCTTGATCGGCAACGACGCATTCCAGGAAGTGGACATCGTCGGCATCTCAAGACCGTGCGTGAAGCACAATTATCTGGTCAAGGACGTGAAGGACCTGGCCTGGATCATCAAGCAGGCTTTCTACCTGGCCCGCACCGGGAGGCCCGGACCGGTACTGGTGGATCTGCCCAAGGACGTGCTCCAGGCCAAGACCGTTTTCGAATATCCGGAATCCATCTCCATGCGTAGCTATAATCCCAACCTCGCCCCCAACCGTCGCCAGGTGCGCAAGGTCACGGAACTGTTGCGGCGAAGCAGGCGGCCTCTGGTCTATTCCGGCGGCGGGGTGATTTCCTCGGACGCCGGCGAGGAGCTGACGTGGCTGTGCCGGACCCTGCGCATTCCGGTGACCTCCACGTTGATGGGCTTGGGCGCGTTTCCCGGCGACGATCCGCTCTGGCTGGGCATGCTGGGCATGCATGGGACCTACGCCGCGAACATGGCCGTGGGGCATACGGACCTGCTTCTGGCCGTGGGGGCGCGCTTCGACGACCGGGTGACCGGGAAAATCAGTTCTTTCGCCCCATCGGCCCAGGTGGTGCATATCGACGTGGACCCCACCTCGATTCGGAAAAACGTCAATGTGGACGTGCCCATCGTGGCCGATTGCCGCCAAGCCCTGCGCGGGATTCGCGAGGAATTGGAAATCTGCCCTGATCTGCCGGACTGGAGCGAGGCGCACCAGCCCTGGCTGGAGCAGGTCGGAGAATGGCAACGCGACCACCCCCTGCGGTACACGTTCAGCGAAGAACCGATCAAGCCGCAATTCGTGGTGGAAAAGATCTACGAATTGACCAAGGGCGAGGCGATCATCACCACGGAAGTTGGGCAAAACCAGATGTGGGCTGCCCAATTTTCCAAATTTCACCGTCCTCGCACCTTCCTCACCTCCGGCGGATTGGGGACCATGGGCTACGGCTTTCCCGCGGCCATCGGAGCCCAGGTGGCCTTTCCGGACAAGCTGGTGATCGACATCGCCGGCGACGGTTCCATCCAGATGAACATCCAGGAAATGGCCACCGCGGTGAGCTACAACATCCCGGTGAAGATCGTGATTTTGAACAACGGTTACCTGGGGATGGTCCGGCAGTGGCAGGAGCTGTTTTACGCCAAGAACTACTGTTCCACCTGCATGCATCTCAATCCGGACTTCGTGAAACTGGCCGAGGCCTACGGCGCGGCCGGGTTCCGGGTGACAAGGGCCGCGGATGTGGAACGGGTGCTCAAGGAAGCCTTCGCGGTCCCCGGACCGGCCATCGTGGACGTGGTCGTGGAACCCGAGGAAAACGTTTATCCCATGGTTCCGGCCGGCGCCGCGCTGACCGACATGCTGCTGGTGTAA
- a CDS encoding sigma-54-dependent transcriptional regulator — MPPAKPVVLVIDDEPGHRLMIRAVLEDVGWAVLEAADGGEGLEACSGKANLDAVLLDIRLPDRDGIAILQEIKALHPRLPVIMLTAFGSVGSAVEAMKLGAFDYLTKPADNEELKAVLLKARDYLGLVRENQDLRRALGEEDGSPRLVGQSPAMQRVLDLIHQVGPTEATVLVLGESGTGKELVVKAIHASSLRHAGPLVEINCAALPGELLESELFGYVKGAFTGAVSNKPGRFQLAEKGTLFLDEVGDMPPSLQAKLLRALQERTVEPLGGTQTVQVDVRIIAATHQDLPKLVSSGAFREDLYFRLNVLEIKLPPLRERLEDLPLLTRHLLHKLSLKNRKPFRDMGPGFLEILTAYLWPGNVRELENVLERALILARSDMLTPDLLPDHVRETEKPSPLSAVSTQKSIQHARFEGVADEPSFDAAERQVLVSALEAQGGHRGKTAEALGISRRTLQYKLNKHGLTSR, encoded by the coding sequence ATGCCCCCCGCCAAGCCCGTTGTCCTGGTGATCGACGATGAACCCGGCCATCGGCTGATGATCCGCGCCGTTTTGGAGGACGTTGGCTGGGCGGTGCTGGAGGCCGCGGACGGTGGCGAAGGCCTGGAAGCGTGCAGCGGGAAGGCGAACCTGGATGCCGTCCTTTTGGACATCCGCCTGCCGGACCGGGACGGCATCGCGATTCTTCAGGAGATCAAGGCCCTGCATCCGCGATTGCCCGTGATCATGCTCACGGCCTTCGGCAGCGTCGGTTCGGCCGTGGAAGCCATGAAGTTGGGAGCGTTCGACTACCTGACCAAGCCGGCGGACAATGAAGAACTGAAGGCTGTTCTGCTTAAGGCCCGCGATTACCTGGGCCTGGTCCGGGAAAACCAGGACTTGCGCCGGGCCCTGGGGGAGGAGGATGGGAGCCCCAGACTGGTGGGCCAGAGCCCGGCCATGCAGCGGGTCCTTGATTTGATCCATCAGGTCGGGCCCACCGAGGCCACGGTCCTGGTTCTGGGCGAATCCGGCACCGGCAAGGAATTGGTAGTCAAGGCGATCCACGCATCCAGCCTGCGGCATGCCGGCCCGTTGGTGGAAATCAACTGCGCGGCCTTGCCCGGCGAACTCCTGGAGAGCGAGCTGTTCGGCTACGTCAAGGGCGCTTTTACCGGAGCGGTGAGTAACAAGCCCGGTCGGTTTCAACTGGCCGAAAAGGGGACCTTGTTCCTGGATGAAGTTGGTGACATGCCCCCATCCCTGCAAGCCAAATTATTGCGGGCGCTCCAGGAGCGCACCGTGGAGCCGTTGGGGGGGACCCAGACCGTACAGGTGGACGTGCGCATCATTGCCGCGACCCACCAGGATCTGCCCAAGCTGGTGTCCTCCGGGGCGTTCCGCGAAGATTTATACTTCCGGTTGAACGTCCTGGAGATCAAACTGCCTCCGCTTCGAGAACGGCTTGAGGATCTCCCCCTGTTGACCCGCCATCTTTTGCACAAATTGTCCTTGAAAAATCGCAAACCTTTTCGAGACATGGGGCCGGGATTTTTGGAAATCCTCACGGCCTACCTCTGGCCCGGCAACGTCCGCGAACTGGAAAACGTGCTGGAACGGGCCTTGATTCTGGCCCGCTCGGACATGCTGACGCCGGACTTGTTGCCGGATCATGTCCGGGAGACCGAAAAACCATCTCCGCTTTCCGCCGTATCTACCCAAAAATCCATCCAGCATGCCCGCTTCGAGGGTGTTGCCGATGAACCTTCATTCGACGCCGCTGAACGCCAGGTACTGGTTTCCGCCTTGGAAGCGCAGGGCGGCCATCGGGGCAAAACGGCCGAGGCGTTGGGGATAAGCCGCAGAACATTACAATACAAGCTGAACAAACACGGACTGACGTCACGGTGA
- the ilvN gene encoding acetolactate synthase small subunit, with translation MRHVLSVLVENEPGVLSRVVGLFSGRGFNIETLNVGPTLEDGLSLMTITTSGEEQIIEQITKQLRKLVTVVKVVDLTHLQSVEREMVLIKVNAEDERRAEVLRIADIFRCKVVDVSGNDLTLEITGDQGKIRAIVSLLQRFGIKEFARTGTVAMRRSMQVD, from the coding sequence ATGCGTCATGTGCTGTCCGTACTTGTTGAAAATGAACCCGGAGTGCTGTCCCGGGTGGTCGGTCTGTTCAGCGGCCGCGGCTTCAACATCGAAACCCTGAATGTCGGTCCGACGTTGGAGGACGGTCTTTCCCTGATGACCATCACCACCTCCGGCGAAGAACAGATCATTGAGCAGATCACCAAGCAGCTGCGCAAGCTGGTGACCGTGGTCAAGGTCGTTGATTTAACCCACCTGCAGTCCGTGGAACGGGAAATGGTGCTGATCAAGGTTAACGCCGAGGACGAACGCCGGGCTGAAGTGCTGCGGATCGCGGACATCTTCCGTTGCAAGGTCGTTGACGTCAGCGGCAACGACCTGACCCTGGAAATCACCGGTGATCAGGGCAAAATCAGGGCCATCGTCAGCCTGTTGCAACGATTCGGCATCAAGGAGTTCGCCCGCACCGGCACCGTGGCCATGCGCCGCAGTATGCAGGTGGACTGA